A region from the Sandaracinus amylolyticus genome encodes:
- the dctP gene encoding TRAP transporter substrate-binding protein DctP, producing MAARLASAQEAPVTLRIATLAPRGSAWHRVFTAWGNTLRTQTNGRLTINVMPAGAGDELDLVRRMRAREIDGASFTAIGIGQIARPVLVLQAPGVFETYEHLDRARTRMDAELRGLFEQNGATLMGWSDYGQGRIFSTRPIRRPADFREARPWVLENDPVFPELLRVIGATGGVPLPIGQVMGALEQGRIDTVVASATAASALQWHTRLNHVMQQSNAVLLGATLFSKEKVESLPADLQTALRETGRQAHETLQRTVRRDDDRYYQTLSTRPGMTIVDASQYEAEWRQVAQQTRERLVGRVYTRELLDRAIAAAR from the coding sequence CGCCTCGCATCCGCGCAGGAAGCCCCGGTCACGCTGCGCATCGCGACGCTCGCGCCGCGCGGCTCGGCGTGGCACCGCGTGTTCACCGCGTGGGGCAACACGCTGCGCACGCAGACCAACGGGCGCCTCACGATCAACGTGATGCCCGCGGGCGCCGGCGACGAGCTCGATCTCGTGCGCCGCATGCGCGCGCGAGAGATCGACGGAGCGAGCTTCACCGCGATCGGGATCGGACAGATCGCGCGCCCCGTGCTCGTGCTGCAGGCGCCCGGCGTGTTCGAGACGTACGAGCACCTCGATCGCGCGCGCACGCGCATGGACGCCGAGCTGCGCGGCCTCTTCGAGCAGAACGGCGCGACGCTCATGGGCTGGAGCGACTACGGGCAGGGCCGCATCTTCTCGACGCGCCCGATCCGTCGCCCCGCGGACTTCCGCGAGGCGCGCCCGTGGGTCCTCGAGAACGATCCGGTGTTCCCCGAGCTGCTGCGCGTGATCGGCGCGACCGGCGGCGTGCCGCTGCCCATCGGACAGGTGATGGGCGCGCTCGAGCAGGGCCGCATCGACACCGTCGTCGCGTCGGCGACCGCGGCGAGCGCGCTGCAGTGGCACACGCGCCTCAACCACGTGATGCAGCAGTCGAACGCGGTGCTGCTCGGCGCGACGCTCTTCTCGAAGGAGAAGGTCGAGTCGCTGCCCGCCGATCTCCAGACCGCGCTGCGCGAGACCGGACGCCAAGCGCACGAGACGCTGCAGCGCACGGTGCGTCGCGACGACGATCGCTACTACCAGACGCTCTCGACGCGCCCCGGCATGACCATCGTCGACGCGTCGCAGTACGAAGCGGAGTGGCGACAGGTCGCGCAGCAGACGCGCGAACGCCTCGTCGGTCGCGTCTACACGCGCGAGCTGCTCGACCGCGCGATCGCAGCAGCGCGTTAG
- a CDS encoding serine/threonine-protein kinase, protein MNATAPSASKPDPMVGQIVAGKYRLDAKLGAGAMGTVYRATDARGALCAVKILQDEIADDETRERFRREAEALFELKHPNILEVRDYGVWAPPGVDAQRSTPYLVMELLQGRTLEEMVVEHTPDPQTGLELGKQVLRGLAHAHKAGVLHRDLKTENVFVTWDGQHWVAKLLDFGLVKFTDDKKWGPAKKLTMQGAVFGSPAYMSPEQATGTPVDARSDVYSFGIMLFEMLTGSWPFEVESQHEMLKAHLLEPVPPLSTKREGLTVLPALEQIVQRALAKKPSDRFANAPEMLAALEALPTPAAWISGLTHVPPQPIAPPPAMHAPAMDHAHEADASPTKSLAILGIAAGVGVLVLLVLVAAFFALR, encoded by the coding sequence ATGAACGCGACCGCGCCCAGCGCCTCCAAGCCCGATCCGATGGTCGGTCAGATCGTCGCGGGGAAGTATCGCCTCGACGCGAAGCTCGGCGCCGGCGCGATGGGCACCGTGTACCGCGCGACCGACGCGCGCGGCGCGCTGTGCGCGGTGAAGATCCTCCAGGACGAGATCGCCGACGACGAGACGCGCGAGCGCTTCCGCCGCGAAGCCGAGGCGCTCTTCGAGCTCAAGCACCCGAACATCCTCGAGGTGCGCGACTACGGTGTCTGGGCGCCGCCGGGCGTCGATGCGCAGCGCAGCACGCCGTACCTCGTGATGGAGCTGCTGCAGGGCCGCACGCTCGAGGAGATGGTCGTCGAGCACACGCCCGATCCCCAGACCGGGCTCGAGCTCGGCAAACAAGTGCTCCGCGGCCTCGCGCACGCGCACAAGGCGGGCGTGCTGCATCGCGACCTGAAGACCGAGAACGTCTTCGTCACGTGGGACGGTCAGCACTGGGTCGCGAAGCTGCTCGACTTCGGTCTGGTGAAGTTCACCGACGACAAGAAGTGGGGCCCCGCGAAGAAGCTCACGATGCAGGGCGCGGTGTTCGGAAGCCCCGCGTACATGTCGCCCGAGCAAGCGACGGGCACGCCGGTCGACGCGCGCAGCGACGTCTACTCGTTCGGCATCATGCTGTTCGAGATGCTGACGGGCTCGTGGCCGTTCGAGGTCGAGAGCCAGCACGAGATGCTCAAGGCGCACCTGCTCGAGCCGGTGCCGCCGCTCTCGACGAAGCGCGAGGGGCTCACGGTGCTGCCGGCGCTCGAGCAGATCGTGCAGCGCGCGCTCGCGAAGAAGCCGAGCGACCGCTTCGCGAACGCGCCCGAGATGCTCGCCGCGCTCGAGGCGCTCCCGACGCCCGCGGCGTGGATCAGCGGGCTGACCCACGTCCCGCCTCAGCCGATCGCGCCGCCGCCGGCGATGCACGCGCCCGCGATGGATCACGCGCACGAGGCCGACGCGTCGCCGACCAAGTCGCTGGCGATCCTGGGCATCGCGGCGGGCGTCGGCGTGCTGGTTCTGCTGGTGCTCGTCGCGGCGTTCTTCGCGCTGCGCTGA
- a CDS encoding FAD-binding oxidoreductase, protein MRRRSHWAWGWADRFPDRDARRAIGEQVRAITSFDVKDVTEPVALDAITMPAPRIDAPPSLAAITSIDHEDRALHTRGRSYRDVVRGFYGDFASAPDLVMRPRDEREVDAILDWASSARVAVVPFGGGTSVVGGVEMDERRETYAGVVSLDLGAMTRVLEVDATSRAARIQAGATGPQLEAQLAQHGMSMRCYPQSFEHSTLGGWIATRAGGHFATVYTHVDDLVESMRVVTPRGLIETRRLPASGAGPSPDRLMLGSEGIFGVITDAWVRVQVRPTFRASASVKFTSYERAVDATRAIAQSGLFPSNCRLLDQREAMMNGVAMGASVLVLGFESADHPLEAWMERALSIAREHGGESEGATYRSGAGSADDAAGRWRQAFLDAPYLQSSLVSLGMIADTFETACTWDRFATLHAAVVRAVRDASARVCGAKALVSCRFTHVYPDGPAPYYTFVAPATRGRELEQWTEIKRAASDALMAHGATITHHHAVGRLHRPWYEQERPSLFEHVLRATKRELDPAGILNPGVLLA, encoded by the coding sequence ATGCGAAGACGCTCTCACTGGGCCTGGGGCTGGGCGGATCGATTCCCCGATCGCGATGCGCGGCGCGCGATCGGCGAGCAGGTGCGCGCGATCACGTCGTTCGACGTGAAGGACGTGACCGAGCCGGTCGCGCTCGATGCGATCACGATGCCGGCACCGCGCATCGACGCGCCTCCATCGCTCGCGGCGATCACCTCGATCGATCACGAGGATCGTGCGCTGCACACGCGCGGTCGCTCCTACCGCGACGTGGTGCGCGGCTTCTACGGCGACTTCGCGAGCGCGCCCGATCTCGTGATGCGCCCGCGCGACGAGCGCGAGGTCGACGCGATCCTCGACTGGGCGTCGAGCGCGCGCGTCGCGGTGGTCCCGTTCGGCGGCGGCACCAGCGTGGTCGGCGGCGTCGAGATGGACGAGCGGCGCGAGACGTACGCGGGCGTGGTGTCGCTCGACCTCGGTGCGATGACGCGCGTGCTCGAGGTGGACGCGACGTCGCGCGCCGCGCGCATCCAAGCGGGCGCGACGGGCCCGCAGCTCGAGGCGCAGCTCGCGCAGCACGGCATGTCGATGCGCTGTTATCCGCAGTCGTTCGAGCACTCGACGCTCGGCGGGTGGATCGCGACGCGCGCCGGCGGGCACTTCGCGACGGTCTACACGCACGTCGACGATCTCGTGGAGTCGATGCGCGTCGTGACGCCGCGCGGTCTGATCGAGACGCGCCGACTGCCCGCGTCGGGCGCGGGGCCGAGCCCCGATCGTCTGATGCTCGGGAGCGAAGGCATCTTCGGCGTGATCACCGACGCGTGGGTGCGCGTGCAGGTGCGCCCGACCTTCCGCGCGAGCGCGAGCGTGAAGTTCACGAGCTACGAGCGCGCGGTCGACGCCACGCGCGCGATCGCGCAGTCGGGGCTCTTCCCGTCGAACTGTCGCCTGCTCGATCAGCGCGAAGCGATGATGAACGGCGTCGCGATGGGCGCGTCGGTGCTCGTGCTCGGGTTCGAGAGCGCGGATCATCCGCTCGAAGCGTGGATGGAGCGCGCGCTCTCGATCGCGCGCGAGCACGGCGGTGAGTCGGAGGGCGCGACCTACCGCTCGGGCGCGGGCAGCGCCGACGACGCGGCGGGGCGATGGCGTCAGGCGTTCCTCGATGCGCCGTACCTCCAGAGCTCGCTCGTGAGCCTCGGGATGATCGCGGACACGTTCGAGACGGCGTGCACGTGGGATCGCTTCGCGACGCTGCACGCAGCGGTGGTGCGCGCGGTGCGCGACGCGAGCGCGCGCGTATGCGGCGCGAAGGCGCTCGTGAGCTGCCGCTTCACCCACGTCTATCCGGATGGCCCGGCGCCGTACTACACGTTCGTCGCGCCGGCGACGCGCGGCCGCGAGCTCGAGCAGTGGACCGAGATCAAGCGCGCGGCGAGCGACGCGCTGATGGCCCACGGCGCGACGATCACGCACCACCACGCGGTCGGTCGGCTCCATCGCCCGTGGTACGAGCAGGAGCGCCCGAGCCTCTTCGAGCACGTGCTGCGCGCGACCAAGCGCGAGCTCGACCCGGCCGGCATCCTCAACCCGGGTGTGCTGCTCGCCTGA
- the alr gene encoding alanine racemase has translation MDLAQLVANYRAIQAHVGASRVMPILKANAYGHGLVEVARTLESIGAPMIGVAYLEEGIRLREEGVRMPVLVLGGIVGEQIPLFLEHDLTLCASSIDKLRAIESCAESKKVRAKVHLKIDTGMERIGVHWYSAEGLLEASLACRHVDVEGVFTHFANADEGDLAHARLQLERFHEVLRFYERRSIAPPLRHAASSGAILALPESHFDMVRPGILFYGARPSPHVPDLVPVRGALRWVTRVVYFKVVKPGHSVSYGSTWTPSEMTRVVTLPVGYGDGYPRALSNRAEVILRGARHPVVGRVCMDQLMVSVGWGSAYNGDEVVLLGRDGDHEITVEDLAAWAGTIPHEILVGINTRVPRVYR, from the coding sequence GTGGATCTCGCGCAGCTCGTCGCGAACTACCGCGCGATCCAGGCCCACGTCGGCGCCTCGCGCGTGATGCCGATCCTCAAGGCGAACGCGTACGGCCACGGGCTCGTCGAGGTCGCGCGCACGCTCGAGTCGATCGGCGCGCCGATGATCGGCGTCGCGTACCTCGAGGAGGGCATCCGCCTCCGCGAAGAGGGCGTGCGCATGCCGGTGCTCGTGCTCGGCGGGATCGTCGGCGAGCAGATCCCGCTCTTCCTCGAGCACGACCTCACGCTCTGCGCGTCGTCGATCGACAAGCTGCGCGCGATCGAGTCGTGCGCCGAGTCGAAGAAGGTGCGCGCGAAGGTGCACCTGAAGATCGACACCGGCATGGAGCGCATCGGCGTGCACTGGTACAGCGCCGAGGGCCTGCTCGAGGCCTCGCTCGCGTGCCGTCACGTCGACGTCGAGGGCGTGTTCACGCACTTCGCGAACGCCGACGAGGGCGACCTCGCGCACGCGCGCCTCCAGCTCGAGCGCTTCCACGAGGTGCTGCGCTTCTACGAGCGTCGCTCGATCGCGCCGCCGCTGCGCCATGCTGCGAGCTCGGGCGCGATCCTCGCGCTGCCCGAGAGCCACTTCGACATGGTGCGGCCCGGGATCCTCTTCTACGGCGCGCGCCCTTCGCCTCACGTGCCCGACCTCGTGCCGGTGCGTGGCGCGCTGCGCTGGGTCACGCGCGTCGTCTACTTCAAGGTCGTGAAGCCCGGGCACTCGGTGAGCTACGGCTCGACGTGGACGCCCTCGGAGATGACGCGCGTCGTGACGCTCCCGGTGGGCTACGGCGACGGCTATCCGCGCGCGCTCTCGAACCGCGCCGAGGTGATCCTGCGCGGCGCGCGACATCCGGTGGTCGGGCGCGTGTGCATGGACCAGCTGATGGTCAGCGTCGGCTGGGGCAGCGCGTACAACGGCGACGAGGTCGTGCTGCTCGGTCGCGACGGCGATCACGAGATCACCGTGGAAGATCTCGCGGCGTGGGCGGGCACGATCCCCCACGAGATCCTGGTCGGCATCAACACCCGCGTGCCTCGCGTGTACCGCTGA
- a CDS encoding ExbD/TolR family protein has translation MPIHKPDRVLLHHVPLKFVRSKVAGGGRKSMDSQIPLVPFIDFLITLVVFLLSSFSASGELLSQRPNLVMPNATNAIDLELAPIVAIDARVVTLDGRRMADTPTLAANAGLERIEQLVSDLETLRRNWSILHAREPFPGTVIVQADRSIDFRVIKKVMFSAAQAGYTNISFAVNQTGGD, from the coding sequence ATGCCGATTCACAAGCCCGACCGAGTCCTGCTCCACCACGTCCCGCTCAAGTTCGTCCGCAGCAAGGTGGCGGGCGGCGGGCGCAAGTCGATGGACTCGCAGATCCCGCTGGTCCCCTTCATCGACTTCCTCATCACGCTGGTCGTCTTCCTGCTCTCGTCGTTCAGCGCGAGCGGTGAGCTGCTCTCGCAGCGCCCGAACCTCGTGATGCCGAACGCGACCAACGCGATCGACCTCGAGCTCGCGCCGATCGTCGCGATCGACGCGCGCGTCGTGACGCTCGACGGCCGCCGCATGGCGGACACGCCGACGCTCGCGGCGAACGCGGGCCTCGAGCGCATCGAGCAGCTCGTCTCGGACCTCGAGACGCTGCGCCGCAACTGGTCGATCCTCCACGCCCGCGAGCCCTTCCCGGGCACCGTGATCGTGCAGGCGGACCGCTCGATCGACTTCCGCGTGATCAAGAAGGTGATGTTCTCGGCGGCCCAGGCCGGCTACACGAACATCAGCTTCGCCGTGAACCAGACCGGCGGGGACTGA
- a CDS encoding ExbD/TolR family protein, with amino-acid sequence MGGISVGGGHGGKKSVDSEIPLVPFIDLLLCCVMFLLVTAVWNRLARLDANQQVPGQAAQPDQPPPEETIRLYLQVTQAGFTIASTAGERIEIPKASGEYDLETLRTRLTERRTAEPNRRDLIVAPEDGVLYEDVIAAMDLAVGQGFEDVSLSDGAAL; translated from the coding sequence ATGGGTGGCATTAGCGTCGGCGGTGGTCACGGCGGGAAGAAGAGCGTCGATTCCGAGATCCCGCTCGTCCCGTTCATCGATCTGCTCCTCTGCTGCGTCATGTTCCTGCTCGTCACGGCGGTGTGGAACCGCCTGGCGCGCCTCGACGCGAACCAGCAGGTCCCCGGTCAGGCCGCGCAGCCCGACCAGCCTCCTCCCGAGGAGACGATCCGCCTCTACCTGCAGGTGACGCAGGCGGGCTTCACCATCGCGTCGACCGCGGGTGAGCGCATCGAGATCCCGAAGGCCAGCGGCGAGTACGACCTCGAGACGCTCCGCACGCGTCTCACCGAGCGTCGCACCGCGGAGCCGAACCGTCGCGACCTGATCGTCGCCCCCGAGGACGGCGTTCTCTACGAGGACGTCATCGCGGCGATGGATCTCGCGGTCGGTCAGGGCTTCGAGGACGTGTCCCTTTCGGATGGAGCGGCGCTCTGA